TTAAGACCTTTAGAGAAAAGCAGAAGGAACTGAAAGTCCAGGGCTTTTGTAAAGGTGTGCTTTCCCTGCTGAGCCCAACTTAGCTTCTCCTTTAGAGGAACCCCTGCTGCTCTTAGCTCCTGGGCTGCATGGTGTAAAGCTGGCTGGGGCCACATAGTGTGGGGCTCTCAGCTCCTCACCTACTGCCTACAAGGGCTCACCAAACTCTTCCACGGTCGGTGAGCAGGGGTCATGGGTCTCAACTGCACAGGGACACAGCAGCCCACTGTGGTAATGGCTCTACCGCTGCCACCGGTTTCTCCAGTCACTGCCCAGAATGTGCAAGTGGCTTTAGCAACTCTATCCTCCAATGAATACGTCATCTGAGCATGCTCCAGTCAGTCAAGACAGCTCCTTCTGGATGAATAAACTGCCTCATAGACAGGGGTAGTGGGCATCAGAAGACCCAAGCTGAGGTTTCAGAATCCCAGTGTCTGCTGCTCCTGGGCAGGTGGACTGGCCTAGCCTGAGAAGAATCCTCTTTAGCCCACTGCTGGGCCACAAGGCCAACTCACGGTCAGCCCAGCTCTCTGATCTCCAGGTCAGTAGAGCGGCTACCACTGTCCTGAGAGCCATCTGGAGCTCCAGGGAAAGGGCAGGGCCAGCAGCGCCCAGTCACAAGCCAGCAGGAGGGCTGACCACGCTTTCCATTTCCATCTGCCACCAGCCCAGTGAACTCCACCAGAGCCGGCCCACTCAGCCTGCGGGTCTCCCCTACATGTCCTGGTGCTTTCCCCATCCCCAATAAGACCTCCCTGCTCAGGGAGATGGTCTCAGCTACATGAAAGAGAGCAGCAGGACTTGTAAAGTCACCCTGGGGCCCGGGTCACATCCTTGTGTACCCTACCCACCTCCTCAGGCTATTTTATAGTTTATCTAAACAATTCAGCAGGGAGCAATTCTAATGTGTGAGAAAATCCTTCTAGAGGGGGAAGTTCtcttagtggttctcaaagtaggTAAGGGGGCAGCAAAGCCTCCCCCTCCTTCAAAGGGATTTAGAAATGCCGATGGCCAGGGATTCAGACCATCTTGCCACGCATGGGGCAAATGAAATGGCCACTGGCCCCACTGAGAAACTCAGTAAGAGAGGAGAGGTCCATGGCTCTGGTCCCTTCCTTAGCAGGAACAGGGGGAGGCAGACCTGGGCAGAACTCCTCTAAGGCCAAGGCTCAGCCACTTTGAGCCCACTCTTTCCCTCATGGGCCTgtgtgatttctttttcaattgtcTAAACCCAACAGAGGATCCCACCCTAGATCCCAAGCCCTGGGCAGCCCCTATACCAGGGACAGTCAGTGGTCCTAGAATCCCTAGGCCACAGGCCTCACCCCTGGAAAGGAAGGGTGGTCTCAGTGTCAGAGGCCCCCAGGGGCAGAGCATCATGGATGggctgctgggggcgggggggcctCAGACCAGCTCCTGCTGCTTCCACCGCCACCCTCCCGGCCCCAGGGCCACCTGAGCCAACCCACGAGTCTGTCCACAAAGTCACATACATGCCTGATAATGACCCAGTGCACCAGGATGGTGGACTGTCCAACAGGGGCTTGATGGGGGATGTGATGAAAACACTAAATTCTGTTTATATGTTTAattgagcaaatatttattaagcacctactctgtgccaggcactgtgctaggcacccTTGCTGCGTGCTGTCCCCACAGCACAGTAACCTGCTCAGAAATTAAAACCAAGAAAAGGAACATTGTCGCAACCCTACAAACTGGGAAGTGGGCGGAGTGGATGCAGGCGATTCCCCTGCCAGAAAACGCCTCCACCAGAAGCGTGTTTTCTCTCTTGGGACAAGTCTCTACTAAGTGGTTGCTTTAAAGCACCTCTGTATATACTGAGAGGAAAGCTGCTATCACCACGCCCCACGCATTGGTGCCTGGTGGACATTCGAATACTCTGAACGCTACTCAAAAAAAAGGAGTTGGAAAGGGTATTCATACTTGaattagaaaatcttttttttccagttcataTGGTTGCAACAGCCCTTAAGAAAGATATAAACATCCCTGCCCTGACTGCGTAAATGTTTAAGGTAGACCTAGTTCTGGATTCCTGAGTCAGAATCGTCCAGTTGTCCATGACCTCGCAAGGCCAGAGGAGCAAGGGGAGGTTTCTATTCTGGAGAGGAGAGAGTGGACGGCACCCCTGGTTTGGAAACATGACAAACCACGCCTGCATTTACAGAAGCCACGCGAACGGGAGGACGTCCTAGTGCTACTCCATGTCACACACACCCTGGGGACTCACGCGCAGCCCTAGTTGTCGGTGCCCAGCTTGGAGAGGCCCCGGCGGAAGTTGTGCAGGTCATCGATCTTCCCGTCCAGCACCTCCAAGAAGCTCTTCAGCTCCACCTTCAGGTGGCGCTGGCGGTACTTGCTCTCCTCGATGTCCGTCTTCAGGGAGCGCACTTTGTCTTCCAGGTTCTGATTGTCTTTCTCTGCCGCCTgaagcaaagagagagagaaaggagggtcTGGGGACAGAGCGGGAGGAGCCCCGCTGAGACCTGCGACAGCCAGACTGTCCGTCCCCCTCGGGCGGGCCTGCCTTCCTGGAGGTGTTAAgtgtcctgcccccacccccctaGCATCAGGTGTGTGCCCCTCCTTTCTGCTGTTCTCTGGCAGAGGTGCCAACGGCCAGCATCTCGCCTTAAAATGATGCCCCCACAGAGAACACAGAACTCAGCCTCCTGCCCAAGGGAGCCTGGTGCTAAGTGATCTTTTCACAAAGTGCCCAGCAGAGGAAGCCTGAAATCCCAGCACATGGAGTTTTTAGCCCCAAGCCCAGGGTGGTCAGCAGAGGCCCCCTTCGGGTTCCATTCTGGGAGAGAGTGAGAAATAGCACAAATGGAAGAGTGACTTGTTTCTCCCAGTTCCGCTGAGAAGGCGAGGCCTCCTCGGCCCCAGGCCAGCCTCTGGCCGTCATCGAGGGAGGACTGGCCGTGCCAGACACAGGGACAGTGGGTCTGTGCTCTGTCCATCCCGTGGTGTTGCCATGGAGACGCTGAAGCTCCCAATGGCGGGACCGCTGTGAGTCCAAATAAGAGCTTTCATCTTACAGGCATGAGAATTTTTGAATGGGTGTACAAGAACCAGTTACTAATACCAAGGTTGTGTATCTGAACAAAGTGCTCTCGAAGTGAGGAGAACCTCGGAGGTGAAGGAGGACCTGAAAATGCTCCTTCAGAAATGGAGCAGGTGGATCAGAAATCTGAAGCCAgcagggtgggggggcggggggagcctgTCCAAGGTCATGTTCAAGGTCACTGGCTGGGGAGGTACAATAGACCCTGGGTCTTAGGCTCTCAGCCCTCCTTTCCATCCCCTGCTCCGCACCCTTCTGTGGTTCTGTAGGGACTTCTGTGGGCAGGAAACAGTCACCTACACTATGGTTATGCACAGGACACcttcatataagtggaaaaaacagaagacaaaCACTGCTGAGTCTGCACCCGGGAGCAAAGCTGGCATCTGGCATGTAGTTACGCTGGCTTTTTAGGAATACAAAGTCTCTCTTCTTTACCAAGCCAGGCGTGAAAGGGAGAGGCCTCGGAGAAACGGGTAACACAGTGGATGCCTTCTCATCTGAGTCCAGGTGGACGTGCTCCCCGTCCTTACCTCTAACTTCTCAGAGACGTATTCACACTCTGACATGAGCTGAGGTATGATTTCACTTTGTTTTCGGAGGTCTATCAACTCCTACAGGAGACAGAAATTGGAAAAAGAATGTGAAAGCAAGTCAGATAAAATGTATCCTTGAAAATCCCCAACTCGTGCATACAATAATCAAGCAGTTTTTGGAACCTGTGTCGTCTGCGTAAATAATAAAGGCGATGATGTTATACTTAACACACATGAGGTAATTCTAAAGGCTGAGTATGTTCCATGAATTAATGCATGAAGGCTGAACACCACCATGAAAAGAGAAGTATGATTCCTGTTTtgtagatggggaaaccgaggctgaGAGAGGATTGGTAACTTGCCCATGGTCTCCACCCTctgtatacagtaagtcccctacatatgaacattcaagttgcgaactttcaaagatgcaaatgggggttcacatgtccaatcatgtaagtcaGTGTCTGGCGTACactgtcacgtgcgtgcatcctctacaagtggttgtgtgtttgtgtactttactgtacagtactgtatagagtacagtactacagtatctttatttcatgcccaggatgtctggaagcaagcgtaaaagcagcagtgatgtagctggtactactgtacttttcaaagtaCTGTACTGCaaggttaaaaatgttttctttggttttgggGTCTGTTTTtacgtattatttgtgtgaaaagtatgataaacctattacagtacagtaggatacagccaattgtgttagttgcatacctaggctaactttgttggacttacgaacaaattggacttacaagtgcactcttggaatggaactcgttcgtgGGTAGGGGACTTGCTGTACTTAGCTGTCCTGTCCCCCAGAAAATAAATGACTGTGTGACAGGGGGTTCTCGCTGCATTAATTTGACAGCAGAACACAACTTCTGATAAAAGACCACCTATGAAAGTTTCCGGTGCTTTTGTGAATGTTGAGCTCCCTCTTGCATCTGAGTGACTGACTATAGAATAAGTACAACAAGGAGGCTGCAGAGGGTAATGGTCAGGCCTTTGCTCTGGACTATCTGTGCCTTGGTGTAGCTTTTGGCTCTGTCTCTGTGCTGAGGTCCGGGCAGCTGCCAGGGCCGGTCACATGCCCCACAGCTGCCTGCCGTGTCCCTGGGTGGAGATCACCCGCCAAGGCCTAGGGGACGCCGAGCAGCACCGCTCAGAGCCCCACTACCCACCGTCTCCTTTTCTCGGAGTTCCAACTCCAGCTCCTCAATTCTTCTCTTCAACTGGGtattcttctccttctctctgtttATCTCGCTGCACTGCTCTTCCAGCTCGTCAATCTTTAATTAATATCACATGTTAAAGCAGGGATGCCAGTTTACTTTAGTCATTAAACAAAAGATCACCACAGCTCTTTTAAAGTAAACCATAAATTAACCCACTTATAAAATTTTCCTTGTGGCTACAAACAAACTCCATGGGGCTCCCCCTGGGGTGTTTGCTCCTGCTGGCACAGGATGCCCCCATTTAATACCAACAAAGCCACAGAAGTCACAAAACCTGGCTTCAGTATGCTCTGGGACTCTGGTTTTCTCTCACAGTCACAGGACGGTAGCTTTAGGTTTGCTTTAAGGATCTGTCACAAGTCGGGGCCAGACGTCCCATGAATCTATCTGCTGCTTCGCAGAATGATTGTCACATCATTTTAATCATGCCCTGAATGATTCTGTTGCATTTCAAGGGGTTAAGCGAGCAGGGTAGAGAACCGAGCAACTCTGTGGGACAGTGGCTACCAACTGGGACTCGATgacatttcaaacattttaaatcaagatGACCTTTCCCCACTGATGCACGCAGAAGGGGCCTGGCCCGTGGGCCTCTTCCTGGAGAGATGACAGGTGCAGGCTGAGGTACATCCCCAGAGTgcatctttctctccttcccaagCCTGACACCTCTGACTCCGGGCATTTCCCAGGGGCCAAAGCATGGGTGCAGAGTGGATGGCAGGGGTGTAACCAGCAAGTAACACAAGAGCACCATGTTGATGGGCTTCCCCACAAGCAGGCAGCGGCAGTCCTCAGGGTGCAGGGCACTAAGTGGTCAACATGAGGACAATTCTCAGAGATGACCTGCACCAGCCCTCAGGATCTGAACctccagccacaggagctgcCGGAGATCCCACCAACGTCCACATCCCGCCCTGGGAATCAAATTCCCAGTGCTTCCCACCCAGGGAAGCTGACGCTCCGCGCGGGGAGTAGGTTCCACTGCACGCACTTCCTCCACTCCCCGCCCCCCGCACGGCTCTTTGGTTCTTACACTCAGACGCGAAGCAAGAAACTCAGCTCTTCGCTTGGAAAAAGAAAGGGCGATCAATCCCTCTGGCAGGCAGATCAGCCCAGCCTCAGAAGGGAAGGTGGAGAGTCAGCACTTGGCCCGCGCCCCTCACCATCGGCACTTCATGAAAAAACGACACGAGGCAGTTTCACGTGCCACCTGCTCCGAAGTAAGACGTGAAATAGGggagtggtttccaggggctccACTCAGAACGGGTGGGTGGGTTATAAACGGGGGCAAGGGGAGCCAGTACAAATCTCAATGCGACCCGTACCCTGAAATCCTGCATTTACGGATCAGACTGTGGATAAAAGTGCTGACCAGCAAAACAGCACAGCAACCCAGGACCTCACCTGGGAACCCTAAAACGACCGCATCAACTCAGCCCAACTCCAGAGCATGAGCGACTATTACAGGGAAGGGCGTGGGTGAATTCTGAAAAAAATCGAAAAGCTCCGATGTCAGGGTAGGAGGGTAGAGGGCACACGAGTGCCGTCCGCATCCGCCCACCTCACACGTCAAGGGCCGTATTCCTTTCCTTGCTGCCTATCTCACATTTTTAGAAAGAGCGGTTTGCAGGGAAGCAGGGTTTCTGAGCAATCACGCCTCACCATCTCCTGAATCTATTTTCTTCACTCACCCTCTGGATCCCTTTTCTCTACCGAATATCACGGAACCACAGAAAATGCCAGAGGGAGGCCACCCACGAAAGGCCAACCCACAGCTCGCATCAGAGGGTGATCTTTGTGAGAGACAAAGCTGCAATCTCCCATtgatttctcttctcctttgcgATTGCAATTTTAAAACTCGGTTCAGGAAAGGTAATCAGTCAGTTCTGTACGTAGTAGCATTCCCACTAAGGCAGGCAGGGAGGCGGAGGGGAGGACAAAGGGAGAAGCAGCGGGTCTTCCTCCTGCCCCTGGGACATGGGACTGAGGGCCAAGTGGgaggcagtggggagaggaaggtcACGGCCGCCCCGGCCCTCCCCACCTTGTTCCGGAGCCGGTCATTCTCGTCACGACAGAGGGAGAACTGCCTCCTCCACTGATCCACGCTGGCCGCCGAGTCCTGCAGTGCCGTGGTCAGCCGGGCGTTGCTCTCCCGCAGGGTCTGCAGCTCGATCTCCCATTTCTTCACGTTGGCGGCGCTGCAGGGCGGGGGCCAGGCGGTGACCGCGAGGGTGGGCGCCGTCCACCCAGCTGTCCTGGGGAGGGGGCACCCGGCCACCCCCTCAGCCCATGCCTCGGGGCCACACCCTCTCCCGCCGGTGGCCTGGCGGCAAGAACCACGTGCTGAGCGGGTCTGGCACCTCCCTTTAGTGGGAACATGCTGCCTTGATGGGTGATTTTCTCAAGGCATCACTTTAGAAGAGAACAGAATTCTCAGAGAAGAGATGAAACTTAGAAtgaactcagccataaaaaagaatgaaatcatgccatttgcagcaacatggatgcaacgagagattatcatactaagtgaagtaaa
This sequence is a window from Mesoplodon densirostris isolate mMesDen1 chromosome 4, mMesDen1 primary haplotype, whole genome shotgun sequence. Protein-coding genes within it:
- the HOMER2 gene encoding homer protein homolog 2 — its product is MGEQPIFTTRAHVFQIDPSTKKNWVPASKQAVTVSYFYDVTRNSYRIISVDGAKVIINSTITPNMTFTKTSQKFGQWADSRANTVFGLGFSSEQQLTKFAEKFQEVKEAARLARDKSQEKIETSSNHSQASSINGTDDEKASCAGPASTHLRSENDKLKIALTQSAANVKKWEIELQTLRESNARLTTALQDSAASVDQWRRQFSLCRDENDRLRNKIDELEEQCSEINREKEKNTQLKRRIEELELELREKETELIDLRKQSEIIPQLMSECEYVSEKLEAAEKDNQNLEDKVRSLKTDIEESKYRQRHLKVELKSFLEVLDGKIDDLHNFRRGLSKLGTDN